In the genome of Gadus morhua chromosome 12, gadMor3.0, whole genome shotgun sequence, one region contains:
- the LOC115555888 gene encoding uncharacterized protein LOC115555888 has product MMISTVDFDFEDEEWTEDEEEYTDNVVKDPDFTIRTTSTLLGRDVETYGVITPGEEVFDHDMQGGEEDDDDNIEFPDEVKVNHSGDIKDEQCFIVYKKNLLQLVTFLLHLPEEMKCREPECTSTVRLGPDPVTKSVGSGMVLKWYCSDGHLLWRWCSQPTFKYGLQGGDFMLSSSLLLSGNNYSKISLMFKFMNLGCVCDSTFRKIQLQYCVPVIDRFWKRQLNALIPEMKRRNSVVLLGDGRMDSPGHSAQYCTYTVMDEKTRAIVALEVVDKRETERKSAIMEKKGFEKAMDSLLEADVPVRGGVH; this is encoded by the exons GAGGATGAGGAGTGgacagaggatgaggaggaatacACTGACAACGTAGTGAAAGACCCTGACTTTACAATCAG GACTACATCCACCCTTTTGGGTAGGGATGTGGAAACATATGGAGTCATCACACCTGGGGAGGAGGTGTTTGATCATGAcatgcagggaggagaggaggatgatgatgacaacATCGAGTTTCCGGATGAGGTCAAGGTCAACCACTCTGGAGACATCAAGGATGAGCAGTGTTTCATCGTTTACAAAAAAAACCTGCTGCAACTCGTCACCTTCCTGCTGCACCTTCCAGAAGAGATGAAGTGCAGAGAGCCAGAATGTACAAGTACCGTACGCCTTGGCCCTGACCCAGTGACCAAATCTGTTGGCAGCGGAATGGTCCTTAAATGG TACTGCAGTGATGGACACCTTCTCTGGAGGTGGTGCAGTCAGCCCACATTCAAATATGGTTTGCAGGGGGGGGATTTCATGCTGTCTTCCAGTTTATTGTTGTCAGGCAACAATTACAGCAAGATAAGCCTAATGTTCAAGTTCATGAACTTAGGTTGTGTGTGCGACTCAACTTTTCGCAAGATCCAGTTGCAGTACTGTGTGCCGGTAATCGACAGATTCTGGAAAAGACAACTGAATGCCCTCATTCccgagatgaagaggaggaacagTGTTGTTCTGCTTG GAGACGGAAGGATGGATTCCCCTGGCCATTCTGCACAATACTGCACTTACACTGTCATGGATGAAAAGACGAGAGCCATCGTCGCCCTCGAAGTTGTTGATAAGAGGGAAACGGAAAGAAAGTCTGCAATAATGGAGAAGAAGGGCTTCGAAAAAGCGATGGACTCTCTGCTTGAAGCAGATGTGCCGGTCAGAGGAGGTGTGCACTGA